Genomic DNA from Alkalihalobacterium alkalinitrilicum:
GAATTAATAATGAGTTCGTTATTAATCCGACAACAGAGCAATTAGAAAAAAGTGATATTAATCTAGTGGTAGCAGGGACAAAAGAAGCGATTAATATGGTCGAAGCAGGAGCAGATGAGGTTCCAGAGGAAATCATGTTAGAAGCGATTATGTTCGGTCACGATGAAATTAAGAGACTGGTTGCTTTCCAAGAAGAAGTCATTGCAAAAGTTGGGAAAGAAAAGTCGGAAATCGTCTTACGAGAGGTTAATCCAGAATTGGAACAACATGTTCGTGAATTAGCTGAGGCAGAATTAAAGCAAGCCGTACAAGTTGTGGAAAAACATGCTCGTCAAGCTGCAATAGACACGGTTATGACTGAAACGGTTGCTAAATTCGAGGATAATGAAGAAATTAGTCTATCAGAAGTGAAAGAGATTTTACATAAAATTGTAAAAGAAGAAGTAAGACGTTTAATTACGAAAGAAAAAGTAAGGCCAGATGGGCGAGGGATTGATGAAATCCGTTCACTATCTTCGCAAGTAAAATTATTACCAAGAACACATGGTTCTGGTTTATTCACACGCGGACAAACACAAGCTCTTAGTATTTGTACTTTAGGTGCATTAGGTGATGTTCAAATTCTAGATGGTTTAGGTATTGAAGAATCCAAGCGTTTTATGCATCACTATAACTTCCCACAGTTTAGTGTTGGTGAAACAGGACCGATTAGAGGACCTGGGCGTCGTGAAATTGGACATGGTGCACTAGGAGAACGAGCCTTAGAGCCTGTTATTCCGAATGAAAATGACTTCCCGTATACAATTCGTTTAGTATCTGAAGTTCTTGAGTCAAATGGTTCAACATCCCAAGCATCAATTTGTGCGAGTACATTAGCAATGATGGATGCAGGAGTACCTATCAAATCACCAGTTGCTGGTATTGCCATGGGACTCGTTAAATCTGGAGACGATGTTACCGTACTAACCGATATTCAAGGTATGGAAGATGCTTTAGGGGATATGGACTTTAAAGTAGCAGGTACAAAAGATGGAATAACAGCTTTACAGATGGATATTAAAATTAGTGGAATCGATCGTAATATTCTTAAGGAAGCATTAGCTCAAGCTAAAA
This window encodes:
- the pnp gene encoding polyribonucleotide nucleotidyltransferase, producing MEQENQVFSFEWAGRQLTVETGQLAKQANGAVMIRYGDTAVLSTATASKEPKDLPFFPLTVNYEERLYAVGKIPGGFIKREGRPSEKAILASRLIDRPIRPLFADGFRNEVQVISIVMSVDQDCSSEMAAMIGSSLALCISDIPFDGPIAGVTVGRINNEFVINPTTEQLEKSDINLVVAGTKEAINMVEAGADEVPEEIMLEAIMFGHDEIKRLVAFQEEVIAKVGKEKSEIVLREVNPELEQHVRELAEAELKQAVQVVEKHARQAAIDTVMTETVAKFEDNEEISLSEVKEILHKIVKEEVRRLITKEKVRPDGRGIDEIRSLSSQVKLLPRTHGSGLFTRGQTQALSICTLGALGDVQILDGLGIEESKRFMHHYNFPQFSVGETGPIRGPGRREIGHGALGERALEPVIPNENDFPYTIRLVSEVLESNGSTSQASICASTLAMMDAGVPIKSPVAGIAMGLVKSGDDVTVLTDIQGMEDALGDMDFKVAGTKDGITALQMDIKISGIDRNILKEALAQAKRGRMVILDSMLAAISEARTELSAYAPKILTMKINPDKIRDVIGPSGKMINKIIEDTGVKIDIEQDGTVYISSVDHQMNLKAKSIIEDIVREVEVGQTYLGKVKRIEKFGAFVELFKGKDGLVHISQLAEERVNKVEDVVKIGDEILVKVTEIDPQGRVNLSRKVLLKEQKQES